cagttctaaaaagaaaaaaaagaaaagtcccAGCAAGAAGTTTCTGgacaattacaaaaaaatgatCGCTAAAGGAGAAAAAGTCTCCTATCAGTGCATTAAAATCGGCCACGAATTGggagaagaaacgaaaaaagctAAACGTTATTTTAATGCACAACAAGTAAGACGCCGACATTCGATTTCCTCCTCTACCGGAAGCTCATCCCATCCTTCAACATCTAGAAGGCCACCAACTCGTTCCCCGACATCCAGACAATCACCACCTCACACATCCCCATCAAATAAATCATCTCCCAAGTCATCCAACGCTTCTCTTTCACCCAAGTCCGCTAGACGTACCCCACCAAAAGATCCTGCCCGCCGAAGAAAACGTTCCTCCCCAAGTTCAAGTTTTCAAGACTTCGATGATGTTGATGCTGCCTCCATTCCCGACTCGCCTGCCGAATCTCTGACAAGGTCATCTCCCAAAAGTCATTCATCCCAATCTGCTTCCCCAATCGAGGACGACTATGCTGCCTCTGCCGAGGATTCTCCTCCACAACTCCCCGTCGTCTCTCCTGTAAGAACATCTTATCTTTTGCCCGGTGCCGCACGTGCTGTGCCTGTTACAGCTCCAAGGTGGTCCGCAGTTCAAAGGAGGCTGTCTTTCCGCAACACTCCTAGCCCAGATGCTGACGTTAACTGTAAGTAACTTTACTTTTcttagttttaacatttttaacaaaagtgtagtgtaacaatgtttgaaaaaattcgtTGCAAAATTTTGGGGATATATTTAAGAAACTTCGAGTGAGGTTGTCATACATTGAATTGCCGattggtttattttcttaaatatttttgtttaatgttttgttaaaattttctaaaattctttGCTAGAATGTAATAGTAATATGATACAatcatgttattaaaaaaaaaaaaaagatatattttctgCGTttatttgaacttcaaaatcaaaagcaatttttgtattatttcaaatcatgtttttttatcaaattttacaagcttttgaaAAATCCGCTTTGGCCTACCAGGgaacccaaagcgggtaagcttaactaattttGGTCTGATACAtctgccaatcaaatatgaagttatttataattagaatagttgactagctaccgacatacaaaaaaacataaaacagctGTACTTATCCAagttaaagtcagcacatttgtttgtaTATCAtcaagaaataactgattaaattaatagactaattaattgccatccaaaaaaaatactttttaaaaatatacctatcatattgaaacagaaaatctaagtcagcatacaagttaagaaattataaattaatatatgattaaatcctttaTCCACCTTTGCCCGAagacacgttttttatttcaataaatataaccttaaatttaaaaaagaaacggaCGAAACGACTATCGAAGTTTgcaggtggatggtgtcagaacaACGAAacattattgacaataaaaaaaaaagccgattttcgactaatcacaagttacaaaacttcatttttttttctttagaattgcaacattttctttaatttagtCCTGGATGCACCATGCCACTTCACTGCTGCTTTGcagggactgattaaaactcgggaaGGGGGGAAGGTGTTAacgtaaacacgacatacgtatgcatcgctgcTTACACACCGTGGGGGAGGCGGGCATACGAAGGCCGACCCACTCCGGGCCACCCTCCCGTACTTGTTGCTTAATTAACTTTAGTCATTCTATTAGTGCaattgattcattacagcagggTGAGGATGCTGATTGGTTTCATAAAATCGAAGCCtccagtaaaagtttttggataacttcgctaattttacctttcattttaaagagacattcaaaaacttaaagTTTACTGTATGCACTGCCAGGCGATTTAtcctgtgtttcatccaagtttcagTCAAAAACTTCAATCTGTGAATAATGCCGAACATTGCATATTGATCAGATAATTTATCCAACATAATTTTTGCTAGATGCGGGGCCGAGTAGTAGCACTTTGACCGAGTTGTCGAGTACCGAGTTATGTTTTAACAAGAACTATCGACACACAGTTAATAAATTTCGATCGCATTGGAAAAATAGTATAGATCTTCGTGTCCATGTAATActtgttaaaacaaaattctagctgaaatttaactacgcattattatttaaaatactttgtttGTGTAGAAAACCTTTCTttataaaaatggttttttaaaattaacaaataaataaaaggaatgattaatcaagttggaattaaaacaaagtatATCAATCTATCCTAGTTCTAGTCCCCCAAACATAACaatataaaaatgtcatattttttacactgccccatttttaataaataagttagaTTAACTTTGAGGACATTAAGATCAAaatttactccattgaagtatATTCTAGAAATTTGATTTGTAAATGAGGGCAATATATTATATGGTTGCactgttttattaattgcaaaatcTGTCTTATTAatgttccattttttaaaactactcgGTATTTGCCGAGTATCTGAAAATTTGGTCTAGTAcagagtactcggcaaattgactgagtaccgagtagttaccgagtactcggtacgtctctaatttttaCGGCACGTTACCTTTCCTTCCAAGAAAATTAAACTTATCTAATCTAATGAAACATACAATgaactgatctaatgaaacatatcGAATGTACATGAATATGTTGTGCAGAgcgatcacctgcaactttttaaaatgagcgaaggcgttcaaatgaacgagttaaatgaacgattctctgatgaacggatcattaaaaagaatgacaCTGCCCTCCTCTAAAATAAGCATACTTTAGTTCAAAATCTTGTCAAAAGGGCAAAAGGCACAAGAATTCGCACAGGCGAAAGTGTGAAGCCGTAACGGCGCAAGGACCCGAAGGGCGACAGAACGTGGGACTTGTACGCCATTGATTCAAGTGCTAACGTGTTGCGTAAGGAAATGaattgcagttaaaattaataactatttAATATGATGCAATAAACCCCTTTTAGGCTGTTTTTGATTTCAAACACGGGCACCGTAGGGTTATACGCATAGactattttctttgcaaaagaggaattttcatttatttcagagCATTTTACGGAAATAATTGCTTTAATTTCGAACATAGTTTTTCTTCCAATTAATGTGCCTTATTGTTCTCTTTACAGAAGACTCCCGTATGCTGCTCCCAAATAGATAACCCGGCACTGAAATTCTTGAAGATCCTGACTTTTTCACTTCGTCAGACGAAGTAGGTCATAAagatttttattctaattttaaaaaaaggcatcaatttgctgcaaaattaatttttactctgACTCGGATAATATCAATGCACAAATGAGGCAGTAAAAAGAAAAGGGATTTAGTTGGACATTTTCCAGTTATGAGAATAACGCGTTTTAAGTTGCAGTCCTAAGTAGGTTCGCatcgaacagttaaaaaaaaaatattgctgtatAGCAGTACTTCTCCAGGCTACTAGTACTCTTACCTCTAGACAGATAAGAGACCTGCCATTTGTACCAGTtatatccattttttaattttgacacacacaaagccctttgcttctcactgcctttgATGAAAGTCTGCGCGGTTGAATAAAAATGGGGTTTggatgaacaaaaatattgaagAGTAAGTAGTCGAATATatagtgttttcaattttttgtttttttatatgcTCGTGATATTAGGTACGAAAGTAAGAACATTTTAACAAGAATTCATTGTTGTTAAGGCAGAAGTTGCTAATGCCAAAACTCCAATTATGAAGCGTtattagtttttactttaaagcgtcatgaaaaactgaaaaatagtaaAACTGATTTTAACGTCTTTGTTCatgttaattttaaattgtatagGTATAGTTGGTTTTATTCCTGAAGAAACTGTTGCGTCTAATAAATTAGTGATATATCAAATCTCTTTTCTATGGACTTATTGACTTTTACTAGAATACCGACAAATGatatgtaagaaataaaaactaaagaataaaagtataaataaaacataGTAAATAATCCATCTTATGGTTTAgggcagggttgccaaccttggagaaacaatttgaggagcatatgtggtgattttgaggagcaatttaaaattttgcggaacaATTCGGTATTTTgtatgaaaaatcaataaaaataactaaatccttttatctaaaattgttttatggGCTTTGATAGATCATTTAAAGCACGCGTATGAAAATAGTTGTTTAAActaattaaacaattttcaacaCTATTTTCATCTTTGAGTGTAAGCTTCTTTAATTTCATATATTTACATGTTATGattaaatagcaaaatttaagcttaaacTTCCGACcgagaaatgcggagcaaaagaacttcttcgCGGAGCCGCTGAGTTTCGCAAACTTTGCGGAgtaactccgcaaaatgcggagcttTGACGAGGGGTCCCCGATGTAAGGTGACGGCTGATTACTGTCACATTCCAAAagtttccttatttggcaaactttgtctgacgattcgcgaaaatttgaaaatttgagccctcccaaaaatttaaggtTCGTCCCTGACACCAACAACATTCAATCTGTGACCTTTAAGTAGCATACGACCCTCTGAATTCTCTAAATTTActctaaattcatttaaaaaaggcattaaaatcaaattcattaTGCgcttaatttatgtaaaatactaccAAAAATTGTAACTATCGACAAGATTTAAAATTAAGCAATTAAACGAGAAAAAAGCAAGACCGAAACACTTATCAGTTTTCATTTACTTTAGTGCGCAGTATTTATGAGGTTCGTGGTATCCCCTCAACAGCACTTAAAAATATCTAGGAAGGGGAAATTCATaaagaaatgtatttaataaCCATCCACACGACGGAGCAAAACTGATCGAAACCAGTTAATTCGCATTTGTAGACCCGCTGGAAAATGAGATCACTAAGCTTAAAGCAACTTTTTTCAGTATCATTTTCAAACATTGCCGACTCGTATATAATTAGTGACAAGCACGCGGGACTCTTCGATCGTCTCCTATCTGTTACCTTAACTTCCCTCACCAACATTTTGGCTTCAAAATTTATCCGGAGTGTGGTAAGAGTTAGTTTCTTCTTCCCCATGCTACCTGTCGCACCGGCTACTGTTAAAAGAACTGCTTCTCTTCAAATTTTCATCTAATTCTTTCCGAAATAAttataaatgatttaatttttcacatttttcatttCAGTCCGATGAGGAAATGGAAATTGAAGACTTCAACAGGGAATATTAAGAGCATAAatgtaagaatttttaaatatttttctcctgtTAACTTTTGACAGTGGAGCCTCATCAATCGGGAAGACTGGGTCACACGCAGCTGCGTGTTTTTTGGAGCGTGGAACCTACAGAGAAAAGGTGTAAATTTATGAAATGataaaaagaaggggaaaaaacctTAACATTTTACAAAAGCAGGGAATTTTAAAATCCATTAGGGGAAAAATTCCGATTGCGAATCAATAAATGAACGATGAAACTAaaagtaacacacacacacatccaatGCGTTTTAACTATGGCTATTGATGGTGGTTTTTTCGCCGATGGgtcgatgccgattgttggccgatggGAACTATATGATGGGAACTAATGGGTAAACTGGtcgattatttttgtttcaaacggCTCATGGATGCACCTTCTTAAGGATGACCAAAATataagtttcaaacatttttcaattaacaAAAAAGTATTCATTACGTTGGTAAAAACCGATGGCAAAtaacatttaagaaaaatgaacggataaataaatatgatagttaGGTAGAGGCCTGACAGTTCtcatcttttaatgaaaatattgtgtCGAAAATCACAGCAAAGTAGAGAAAAATCTATGGGCAGCAGAAATATATCTTAAACAGAAGAGagaaaggtaatttttaaatagaaaggaATTTGAAGAATTGTAATGAAAAGTCACACCAGTACGGAAATAGTTTAATGTTCAAAGGTAGAAACGGaagtaaaactgaaaatttactAATGATTTATTGTATTTCCACGGAAAACCTTTACAGAAATTTTGctggattttgctctcaatcccgtgGAATTAATCACGCTAACTATCACGCGGACTCCAACGAGATTCAGGATCGAGATTTCAGGATTGAAAACATTAACGAGAGCACGAGATTTGACTGCTTGCGCGTTCTCGATGATTCTACCTATTATAAAATGAAGTGGTCAGTTTTCGCTTCCAGTCCATCCACCATCACCGGTAGTCAAGCTTTAGCAAATATATGATTACCAGTGTTACGTTGttacacaaaggtatttattcatatcgacttttaattttcttttttgtttaaaatattgcaagttGTGTTTTTACAATGAAATGAGAAATATCTtcgaattttatttcaaaagattttgaCCAACCCCGTTAACTTAACTATAAAcgctatgaaatatttttaaattttccacttaatttaacattttgatgtttaaaaaaaatacctcaaATTATAAACAAAACATGAGGGATACAACTAAAATCATGTTCCTTTTGAGCAAGTAAAATTAACATTATGTTGATTTATTAACGTAGGGGCGTTCACGAATGATGTGACGCTTTAAGGAGGGAGGGTGGTTTGTGAAATGGTGGCAGTTTGTGACGAGGGGAAGGGAGAGGGAAGACGTATTTTTTGAAAGGATGTGTTTATAAAGCATAAcgtgatatttttcaattttgtgtgcaaaagggggggggggggagagtcaaAATGCTGAAAAGTGACAGTATTTATGGACAACTCTATAATTTAACAGTTTTTGCTCTTAAGTTTTCGTGTTATATTGTAgcttatatcttttttttttcaggtgggTCAACTGTGGCTTTTCCTCTGTTATTTTGAAACAGAGGAATGACTAATTGAATTAACAGCACTGCTCATCAAGATTCCAGTTCATCAAAATTGTGCAAACAAAGTGTGCCTTAGAAGTGTATAGGATACAagctttttcttgatttttacatCGTAAAAGCGTTAACAAGCGTTGGATTGATTATTCTGTTGCCTTAATTATTTCTTGCCAAGCTTCCAGTCCATGGCCGTATAAAAATTGAAAGTGAAAAGCACC
The genomic region above belongs to Uloborus diversus isolate 005 unplaced genomic scaffold, Udiv.v.3.1 scaffold_74, whole genome shotgun sequence and contains:
- the LOC129233804 gene encoding uncharacterized protein LOC129233804 produces the protein MVPDADGSGDQSPAPSHAQSPPQVPPVSSPVASPANPQGTSPLQGQGQSPRRSPRVTQAPTRLSYDSSDSSSKKKKKKSPSKKFLDNYKKMIAKGEKVSYQCIKIGHELGEETKKAKRYFNAQQVRRRHSISSSTGSSSHPSTSRRPPTRSPTSRQSPPHTSPSNKSSPKSSNASLSPKSARRTPPKDPARRRKRSSPSSSFQDFDDVDAASIPDSPAESLTRSSPKSHSSQSASPIEDDYAASAEDSPPQLPVVSPVRTSYLLPGAARAVPVTAPRWSAVQRRLSFRNTPSPDADVNLSFSNIADSYIISDKHAGLFDRLLSVTLTSLTNILASKFIRSVSDEEMEIEDFNREY